CATACCGAGTGAGACAGTGTGGCTCAGTTTGGGAGGCTCGGGTCGAGATTCACCCCCGAGTCCCTTCCGAGTTGGACTACAGCTTCCAGACACGTCACCACCGAGACCTGCCAGAGACCGCGATGCAGGAtgccgcccgggaggccttcCTCCGACTCAACTCTATCCACCGAGCTGAGTTAGTGAGTACCGAGTTTGCTCATCACCCGTTCCGGGAGGAGGGCAACTCAGTTTGCACAGTTCAGGACACGCCCTGCTGCTACAACCCGATGGTGACTCGGTTGTCACGATGGGCTGAGGCAGTAGATGACTACTACGAGGAGGCTCTGTTGGAGATTGACGACCACCAGAGACATGTGGGGGAGTTAGAGACTGAGGTGACCGACCTCACAGCACAGCAGCTTCagttggaggaggagcaccaggcttgggtgtcacgtcctgataaattcatcccgaaattaaaaatcattcgctaaaaggaataatagaattaattaaaattcgaaaagaaattggcaaacactaaaatacgtacaagaaaaattcgaatgtgactcggagaatttttgttaaattctccttggtctaaaaaggagccctcaaattttacttgaattttcagagcaccggaaatatttattaagcaacaaaaacaattatcagagtttattcaaaagaaaaaaactaaaaataaatccctctccctcctttgggccaagtctggcccaaagtcctccctctctctctctcggcccagcccaaagtctccctctcctccctctctttcccctctctctcccgggcctctcttcccctcccgggcagcccactccctcctctcctcctccttctgggccgcccctccctcctctccttcccggcCCACCTTCTCCCACCTCCTCCCGCCTGggccgccgcccggcccaagccgccccacccagcctcccgagccgctcccctcccgcatgcgcacgcgcgccgcacgcgcgctgacgccgcgcgcccgaccggtgggtcccacccacccggtcgtctccttcctccggcccggcttctctctctcccgtgcgaACCCTTgctcgctccctcctccaaatccgcttgattcaattggccaattccaaaattgattagggggttttaatccccattgattcctcttcaatcccccccaatttcccccttgaatggcgcccccaatcgtcgggaacggccgcgcttttcccggccaccaaccatggccgccggccgtgcttctcgtcgccgttccgccctctcccatgcccggctccctcccccatcctataaaatggaaccccctcggTATGTTCTCCAGTTTTAACCCCCTCCCGCGCCCTCTcgtggccgccccgcctctccccgccgtcgtcctctctctcccgtgccgccggccgcctccagccgcctctccctcctcgccggagcgtcgtccggtcgcgccgtcgccgccagcaGCGTCGCAGTggcttccccttccccggcttgccctccgtttcccgcggagaccccCGGAGCTACGTTCCCGctgtcgcccttctctttccttcgcgccggccgcctccagccgcctctccctcctcgcccgagcgccgcccggccgcgccgtcttctccctcggcctcgcagccgcctcctctccctcggtcagccctccgtttcgcggggaaaccACCGGAGACGCGCcctcgccggcaaaacagtggtgttgccgccactgtaccgCCTTCAGTCGCCCCGGTCGCCGCGCCAGGgcgtcggccgacgtcgccgtctcctccctcggcgtcgccgcatcgccctccaccccggcctgccctcggtttcgccggaacgtcgccgcgaacctctccgTCCGCCTCaccggagttgttcggccgcccgtccctcctcacccgtgcaccggtcggccgcacctccaccaccttcggcgtcgcagccgcgac
Above is a window of Oryza sativa Japonica Group chromosome 10, ASM3414082v1 DNA encoding:
- the LOC136353610 gene encoding proline-rich receptor-like protein kinase PERK2 yields the protein MAPPIVGNGRAFPGHQPWPPAVLLVAVPPSPMPGSLPHPIKWNPLGMFSSFNPLPRPLVAAPPLPAVVLSLPCRRPPPAASPSSPERRPVAPSPPAASQWLPLPRLALRFPRRPPELRSRCRPSLSFAPAASSRLSLLARAPPGRAVFSLGLAAASSPSVSPPFRGETTGDAPSPAKQWCCRHCTAFSRPGRRARASADVAVSSLGVAASPSTPACPRFRRNVAANLSVRLTGVVRPPVPPHPCTGRPHLHHLRRRSRDVVLGIASPSAEHRRCPSSSSPFILAGSSSRGAASVVGIAAACSSPSSPPCSRCRLPSSSPRRPRSSSSSSSRRSRSSWRSSLRQADRVRRPWFVKRAAAAPSSSSSSLPRRQASCRPCLAFVQGSPPKSFPRRPPPPRPFVVVVPTPRRVVACSFACVLRVAFVVPEVPEAWFVVVAEGSEGRSL